gaaaaaggattttttttgccacaacaGTTATTACAATTAATACTGCAAGGACACCTGCACTGGGTGTTTTATTAGGGGGTCATGCATATAATGGTCTGTGAACTCCAAAATTTATCATCTGTGCTGGTGTCCTAACGCCTGTGCATGTGCACAATCACACAcctttagggctgaactccacggacgattctcGGTGGATGCGTTgcatgcgacaaaacgcatgcaacaagTCGCAGGCGCAAAATATTATGGGAGTAATAGAAAAATTGCAGGTACAAATGACATGTATACATGATACAACTGTCGGATGTAAATACTGCACGAtgcattttcatccgacagtcttgatgttgtgtgtagtttgtacGTGCACCTTGATACTTGTCGCATGCATTTTGTAACATGCGATGGATCTGATAAGAATCGTCCGAGGCATTGAGCCCTTAAAGTACAAACATCAGATGACAATAATATGATACATACTACTAAATCTGATGTAGGTGACCGTGGCACATTAATATTGCCACAAACTAGTGCTTTCTTCGAGCCCCATACTGcataactacaggtatgagacctgttattcagaccTGGGgtctgtttttgcttccaataagaattaattatattttagtttgggtcaagtacaatgtattgttttattattacagagaaaaaggatatcatttttaaaacattatttggatcaaatggagtatatgggagatggtcttcccataatttgaagctttctggataacaggtttctggataatagatcccatacctgtacctacctTCAGTACCCATTGGTACACATTGGTATTCAAACAAATGGAATGTATTAGGATAACCTATGCTTCATTGCCAAGGCAATGGAAGATAAACAGAATATAAATAACACCAACAGATACAGTCTATCTTTAAATGAAGCAcgtttgctttgcttttttgtaaaccattttttttagtaTCAAAAACGTCAAAATTCTGCAGTCGCAATATCTGATATTTGTCTCATACTCTTGGTGTTGGCATCAAATTGTTGTTGTATCTGTTACACAGAGAAAATCCTATTTCAAAAGCCAACCTACACAATATCACCTTGCATCTTAATACCCTGTTTGTACTGGGTAGGCATGGCTTAGGTAAATGCAGACAGGGCTTGTGAAATGCTTAGTGAAGGATCCAGCCTGCCTTTTTATCCTGTCTGATCTTTTCTGTATTTAATTGCAGGGGAGAAATCGGATAATCCCAGAGCTGCTCAGACACCAAGGCTGCATGTGTGCCTCTTtctttcaaaaacaaatatagacCTCAATGCCTACTTGAGCTGCTTTTCTTGTGAAACATCTGTGAAAGGAGAGGAATAGCTCATTCATAAATTTCTTAGAATATCTCTTCCTCAATTTGATTAACTCCTGAAAGGTACAGCATCCTGAATGAACACAGAAGAGGGTCTGTGCTGGAAACCCACCCCACCGTCTGGCTGTTTAGCATGAAGCGGTTGACAGGGGGCACTCTTGTCTCGCTGCTGAACTCAACGCACCCCAGGGCAAGGAGCCAGACACATTTCATGCTATGGCTTGGCTCTGTCAGAACAGTGCGAGCGGGATTACAAATGATCATCCATAATTAATGATCTATTCCCTTTCCAGAGATTAAAGAGATAAGACACCGGCTTTTCTACGCAAGCAAATTTGAGAACTGTGAACTTTAACAAAGTGCCAGCAAGTCATACACAGGGTAACTGCAAGGTGCTGCTACTGGGCCTGCCtgtaaatctgcccagtgttttgGCAAAAGATCAGCAGACCTATGCAAAGCACATTACAACCTGTTCTTCCTTTAAATATTAGGAGCTTTCGCAGGTCAATGGAAACATGACACTTCCCACTATTCATAAGCCTGGGCCAGAGCTAGAGCAAAGGGGCCCCTGGTACGGAAGGAAATCTGGGGTGGATGATACATAAATCATGGCTGTTGTGCAAGCCGCagctgctgttgctgaactacaccttTCAACACCCGCAATGCACGTTAGCAATATTTAGTGGATTTATAAATGAACTACTACACACATTATAAAACGCCCGCAGTAATTGTATCCAAGTTTCCCCTGTGACACTGGGCGCCCAGGCAGAAGCAGTCTGCCCGACCCCGAAATCACGACAGGTTAAATCATGATCCGTGTGTTTAGAGTTCTAATAAAACGGCTGCTCCAGCACTTAATCGCCTACGCACACGGATCAGACCCTGTCCCTTCTGGATCGCTCTCGCGTGTCACGGCTTGTGAGTCATATCTGCGTAATCGCATTCTGATTGGACAGCGCGGCTGCCAATCAAATTTAGTGGAATATCCCCGAGAGCGCTGGAGGTTTACAGGTTTCTACCTGATGTGTTGTCTGATTGTGAAGCGATACGGGGGAAGCCCTGGGTCCTAATAGCCAACCATGTTTAGTAGGAGACGGGGGTGGGGGAAGAAGACAACACAGAGCTCCGTGATTTCTCTCGGCGGTTGCTCAGCTGTTGAGCTTGAAGTAATGTAGTGGCACCCAAATACAGTGTAATAAAACTAATGGCAACCCTAATCAAAGAGTGAGCTATGAGCTCGATGGATATATTTCTAACGGCACTAGCTAAAGGCTTATCTGTCACACATACTTGTGCTGCCGCTACTTAGTGCATTAGTGCAGTGTGCATTAGGGGAGAGCTGCCCGGGCACATAGCTCCGCGGAGGGGCGGGGCGTATGTGAGGGGGCGGGAGCGGTGACTCACTCGTAGACATAGAGCCCGTGTATATAAAGTAGAGAGAGAGTAAAAAATCGCAGGCAGATTTGTTGGTACAGTGTAGTAGAGCGGAGCTACGGAAGGAGCATTGTGTACATGGCACTGGGAGTAGGAAGTAGCGCAGAGGAAAGCTATTGCGCAGCTATTTGATCGCAGCATATTAGTGGGGCTTCTTGTAGACAGTGCGTATTCTCTGCTTTAACAAACACCTACCTGGTCACACGAGCGATTTGGGAAAGGAGCAGGGAACCATGGCAGATGATGAGCACTCAAACCAGAGCGGGATAAGCACGGGAAATTGCGATAGCGCCAACTGCAATGTCCTGAGCTGGGAGCAAGTGCAGCGGCTGGACGCTATCCTCACCGAAACCATTCCCATCCACGGCCGCGGCAACTTCCCGACCCTGGAGATGAAGCCCAGTCAGATCGTGAAGGTGGTGCGGAGCCGCCTGGAGGAGAAGGGGATAAGGGTCAGGGATGTTCGGCTGAACGGCTCGGCGGCCAGTCACATTCTGCACGAGGACAGCGGCTTGGGCTATAAGGACCTGGACCTCATCTTCTGCACCGACCTCACAGGGGAGGCCGAGTTCCACACTGTCAAGGATGTAGTGCTGGACTGCTTGCTGGACTTCTTACCCGAGGGGGTTAACAAAGAGAAGATCTCGCCCCTCACCCTAAAGGTATAACAAGTATTGTGTGTAGAGCCAGGCATCTTCTGCAGCTGGGATTAGTGGGGCTTCTATAAGGGAAATGGCCCCAGTTTCTAAGTAGGATTTACTATCTTGTCATTTACTAAACAGCGCATGTCATTTGTTTGTGTGTTAGTTATTCATGGGAGCTGCCACACTGCTGCCTCTCCTCAGACAAAACACATTCTTTCCCACTGACTCAAGTGAAACCTTGCACACAGATGTCAGTCACAGAAACACTGCTAGGATTGCCAGTAGACTTGTAAGCCAAGCATTTCTCACAGCTTGCTGCACTTTGCTTTGGCCTGACATTATACACTGCTTTTGTGTCCTAAAACCCACTGGTCAGTCTATAATTGTCTCTTAACTGTaaaatagcccccccccccccgggaaatgtaCCTGCCGATTGATGCCCAACTAGCTATGTACCTGCTGTTTCTGGGATACAACTCCAAAGAGGATTTTTCCATTTTAGCAGCAGCTGGAGGGCTACAGGTTATATATTCAGAAACCGTATTTTTTTCAGAGTAGAATATTGCTTATAGAATAGGGAGGGACATTCCATTAGTGAAATTAGGATTGAGGAAATAAAACTGCCCAATATAAGTCATCTTCTGCCATTGCTTCTTTGCACTCCTGCTATGCACTTTAATTAACCTGCGTGCAGCAAGAGGGCCCTGTGGCGTAGCACCCAAGTAAAGCTTTACTCCAGAAAATGGATAATACCCTCTCAGTACCAAGAAGGTCCAAAGCAACTTTCATAGCATCCAAGTTAAAAGGGTTTTGGATGACATATTATTTAGCCTGCAATAATAATCAGTGAGACTTTTCATATTAAGAACATTTAAGTATTTGGCACCCAAATAGTTTTTATAAGTGTcaattaaacataaatacatgtatacatataaataaagccCTTTGTTTCTGCTTTTAAGGATGTCATTGTTTCGCAGTGCTGTTGCTTTATTTATGGTGGTTTGCTGTTGATGTTAAGAAACAAGGGTTATGTGTGTTGTCTGTTTCTCACTTCACTTTTGTGATGGACTTGTCTTATATTTCACATTGCAGGAGGCATATGTGCAGAAAATGGTAAAAGTCTGCAACGACTCCGATCGATGGAGTCTAATCTCCTTATCCAACAACCATGGAAAAAATGTGGAACTGAAGTTTATGGATTCTTTGCGGAGGCAATTTGAATTCAGCGTTGATTCCTTTCAGATTAAACTGGATTCTCTTCTACTGTTTTATGAGTGTTCCCAGAACCCAATGACCGAAACTTTTCACCCAACCATTATTGGGGAGAGTGTCTATGGGGATTTCCAAGAGGCCTTTGATCATCTTTGTAACAAGGTTATTGCCACCAGGAATCCTGAGGAGATCCGTGGAGGTGGCCTTCTCAAGTATTGCAACCTTTTAGTAAGGGGCTTCAGGGCAGCTTCAGAAACAGAGATGAAGTCTCTGCAGAAGTACATGTGTTCTAGATTTTTCATTGACTTTTCGGACATTGGTGAGCAGCAAAGAAAGCTGGAGTCTTACTTGCAGAACCACTTTGTGGGGTTAGAAGACCGCAAGTATGACTATCTCATGACTCTTCATGGTGTAGTCAATGAAAGCACAGTTTGCTTGATGGGCCATGAAAGAAGGCAGACTTTGAGTCTTATCACCATGCTAGCAATCCGTGTCTTGGCTGAACAAAACATTATCCCTAATGTGGCTAATGTAACTTGCTACTATCAACCAGCCCCATATGTAGCAGATGCTAACTTCAGCAATTACTATATTGCCCAAGTTCAACCTGTTTTCACATGCCAACAGCATACATACTCCACTTGGTTACCTTGTAATTAAGATTGAGTAAACTAATTAGGAGTAAAATGTTTCTTACACTTACAGGAAGGGGGAAACCCAATTATTACAATGGGGTGCAATTGTATGCAGTTATGATCTGCTCTAGGTTTGAATCTTTGTGAAGCTTCTGGTTCATGTGGTATACATGAGTGCAAGGCCAAAGCTAGAAGATTGTAATTGGGTTAAGCCCAAGAGCACAAGCAGCCTATTACGTTAGTGAGCGCTTCCCTTAATGTATAAGGGATCAACGGTGAATAAAAGTACAGGCTGGCAGTCCAGCTCAGtcaatatttgaattcaaaaaggtTGATTAAGTTTCATGGACCTTGTGTAATGAAGTAAATATTCTGACAGAAGGATTAGTGTTGGGTTTGAAGCAAGTACCCTCTAAAAGTCAAAGAAACACAGCTTGGTGGCAAGAAATACATATCCAGGGAGAATGATACAGTTGCAAAAATGATAAAGCAAAATAGTGAATGcatgatttatattttatagatgtGAATGTGTAAGAGGTTAGTGGTAGCAAAGAGATTGCTTGTGGACCAAAGATTTCTTAAGGATGTATACCCTACTCAACTGGTAGAGGAGAGCCTAGATGTGTACTTGTTACCTTACTGTATCAAAGTGCCTGTTGCCTTCATAAAATTAggacaatattattatttttttgatcaTTCACATATCTATATTTCAGGTATACTAGGgaaaataaatcttaaatttgTGATCAGCAGTGGAGCGAATGCCCTGTTCTACTTGCATACTTGcaaatgcatatatatttatatgaagagGATACAGAGAGGCGATGTGTGAATTACATGGCACATTCACAAGGatatatcagaaatataattCAGCTAAATGTAGCACTTAGGGAGAGTTCATAAATAAATGGGTTAgcacatttgtacagtacaaacCCTGCAAAGTTTCCTTGTCCACACCTGAATATTATGTTTAATAAACCATAAAGGTTCTAAAGGAACATAGATGAGTCATttacttatttatgcaaattaaaCAAATGCAGTTGTCTAACCAGCTGTTTTTGTAGGTTTCCAGTTTTATTGTATCTGCCTTTGAATATATAAGTAATCTAAGCACACTGAGGTTGTGGCTGCAAAACTTCACACAtttggaaaagcaaaaaaaaaaaaattctgaaatccAAGCTGCAGCAGTGGAAATAAAAGTGAATCTGAACACAACTCGATTTTTATTTGTTGACTGTTCAGTATATTAGTGCAATGTAGGACCACTAGGGGTATTGAACTGAAACTTTGACTTgtgtggattattttatttcaGCATATGTTGTCTTGATGGAATTACCAAAAAATTTTACAGTAGATGTTAAATCTGTGTTTACAGTGCTAGTACTGTACCTTCAGTTAATTACTGTGCTATCTTTATCTTTGTGAAAGCCAGAAAGCTGCTGTAAACTGCATCCATGGTTTCCACTAATATTCTACTTTTGGTGTGATTGCATGTTTGTCACGTTATTATAAAGACCTTACGAGACTCCTATCAACAAAACTCCATTGTCAGATTGCACACCAATGACCAGATATTATTTTAGTGAACCCAGGGTGTGAAATCAggcaactgtgttttttttttaatttgtcattcAAAGTTTTAGCCTGCTGCATCAATGTGATGTTGTGGGGCATAACTATATTTGGTTGGATTGGAATGTTTCTGGACAAATATTAAAGACCTATTTAGGCAGTTGTGTTAAGTGGTTTTATGAAGTGACACAAcaacaagactttttttttttgtttttgtaaggtTTTTGAAATGTGCAGTCTTTACTTTTATTTGCTTGTAGACTTAAATTGTGAAAATGGAATTCTATTTGCATGAGCTCCAAACCTGTTGATTGTTGGAGGATTAATAAATACCAAGTGGTGCTATAAGGCCTAATGGGGCTGCTTACATTGCTGTTAATTGGTGTGAATATATTAAGCATAACTGAGGTTCCTCACCTGCTCATAACATAATATACTAACGCATAGGTGTATTAGGTAAAACAAGGTTACTGTACTTCAACATTTTGCCCTTTAAATAGcacattatttgattatataaatgaaaagggTAATTGTAATAATATCTTAAGATTTGATGCATTTTATTTGTCTTGGAATCTTTAAAAAGATTCTTATTCTTAGAGCTCCCCAAATCTGAGCCCACCAACCCCTCACTCCCACACGCATTTAGATCAAATGTCTGCCTTCTTCTTGGTATGTCACTTAAGATTATTTTAGCAGGAACCTGATTTGTTTACTGTAGCACCATTCCTGGGAAATATGCAGGATCTGTTAAAGCTATTGCACTGCCACTTTCTGTTTACATGGAAATTTCTGGCTTTTTCTGTGACTGTTCCTGTCTATTTTATGTTTGGTCAGTGGAGAGCCTTCCTTGATTAATTGTTAGGGGGAAAGTATTGGTTCCCATGGCTCAGTCTTCAGACAGTAAATCATAATTGAGATGGGCTTGTCTAAATCTGAACAGTATCCATAGATATTCACAGGGCTTATGTGTTGAATTGAAAGGGATGGCTGGGGAAATAGGATCAGATGGTGATGGGGTATAGCCATTCTTACCACAACTATTTGCATTGCATAAATAACTCCTTTCTTAAATATAGGTGTTGGAATATTTTAATCTACAATAAtacaacattacattttattttttagtaaattatccATGCagatttttctctgaaatatatattttagaattttAAATATGAATGCAGCTGGCCTCCTTCTGGAACAGTCATAACAGCTGTGTGTCATTTATATTTCGTATGGTAAAACTGACATTTATAATtgctaaaaaactaattttacatGCCGTTCGGGCCAGCATTTAGTGGACCTTGCATGTCTATCATCTAACTTGATAGAACTCTGAAACAGCAGAAAACAATGCCCCTTTTCACATAAATGACTCTAAAGTCAGCTGTTGGGATAGTTTGTTTGAAAGATGGATTTATTGCTAATACAAATGTGATGAAACATCAGATCTTTTTCAAGCCAAACcattgtattttgcacaaaaatgcaaGGTAGTTTAACTCTACTAAGATACAATATACAAACACCAAGGtcagaattttatttttcttttttctaaaatattatgTTGCTTTATACACTGTTGCTTTACATAACATAAAGTATTTTATTCAGAGCTTTAACTGATTTCTTGTAAGATGCTTTTGTACATGAACTTTTATTATGCTGTTGGTTGATGGCTTtgccaattacaaaaaaaaatattttctttaacatTTCATTGTAGAAAATGTCTATTAGGTGATtctgtaaaactgaaaaaaaatggctCTTATTTAGACATGTAGCAAGTCTTAAAGTGTGAAAATGACGTGGGAAAacatatagaaatatatgtattCTGGTTGCTTACAAAATATGATTGTGTAGATTATTTgcaaagagataaaaaaaaaagagcttgacTGTTGCAGTCTTGCAGCTTTATGGAAGGTTGGGTCT
The genomic region above belongs to Xenopus laevis strain J_2021 chromosome 5L, Xenopus_laevis_v10.1, whole genome shotgun sequence and contains:
- the tent5a.L gene encoding uncharacterized protein LOC100158383 — protein: MADDEHSNQSGISTGNCDSANCNVLSWEQVQRLDAILTETIPIHGRGNFPTLEMKPSQIVKVVRSRLEEKGIRVRDVRLNGSAASHILHEDSGLGYKDLDLIFCTDLTGEAEFHTVKDVVLDCLLDFLPEGVNKEKISPLTLKEAYVQKMVKVCNDSDRWSLISLSNNHGKNVELKFMDSLRRQFEFSVDSFQIKLDSLLLFYECSQNPMTETFHPTIIGESVYGDFQEAFDHLCNKVIATRNPEEIRGGGLLKYCNLLVRGFRAASETEMKSLQKYMCSRFFIDFSDIGEQQRKLESYLQNHFVGLEDRKYDYLMTLHGVVNESTVCLMGHERRQTLSLITMLAIRVLAEQNIIPNVANVTCYYQPAPYVADANFSNYYIAQVQPVFTCQQHTYSTWLPCN